The genomic DNA GCCTGGTCGAAGAGGAGCCAGGCGGCGTCGGCTACCTTGGTCTCTTCGGGGTTGGCTAGTAGCTTGCGGATGATCTCGTGGTCGGGGTTGATCTCGAGGGTGGGTTGCAGGTCGGGCAGGTTCTTCTGTCCCATGGCCTGCATCATCTGGCGCATGCGGGCGGAGGGTTCGTCTTCGTCCGACACGATGACCGAGGGGCTGTCGGCGAGGCGGGAGGAGGCGCGGACCTCCTTGACGCTGTCGCCGAGGGTGGCCTTGATCTTTTCGAGCAGGGGCTTGAGGGCCTCGGCCTTTTCGGCGGCCTGCTCGGGCGTGGAGTCGTCCTTGAGGTCGTCGGAGGTGGTGGACTTGTTGACGGCCTTCAGGTCGATGTCGCCGTACTTGGGGACGCTGGAGAAGACGATCTCGTCGATGTCGTCGTCGAGGATGAGGACTTCGATGCCCTTCTTCTTATAGACCTCGAGGAGGGGCGAGTTGCGGAGCAGGCTCTCGTTGCCGCCGGTGATGTAGTAGAGCGCCTTCTGCTCGGGCTGCATGCGCTCCCGGGCCTCGGCGAGCGAGGTGAGGCCTTCGACACTGGAGGACTTGAAGCGCACGAGGTCGAGGAGCGTCTCGCGGTTGGCGAAGTCGCCGTAGACGCCTTCCTTGAGGGGGCGGTTGTACTCGGCGATGAACTGCGCGTACTTGTCCTTGTCGTTGGCCGCGATGTTCTTCAGCTCGGAGAGGATCTTTTTGACGCTGGCGGTTTTGATGGTGTTGAGGACCTTGTTCTGCTGCAGGATCTCGCGGGAGACGTTGAGCGGAAGGTCTTCGGAGTCGATGATGCCGCGGACGAAGCGGAGGTACTGCGGGAGGAGCTCCTTGGAGTCGTCCATGATGAAGACGCGCTTGACGTAGAGCTTGATGCCGCCCTTGTACTCGGCCTGGTAGAGGTCCATGGGGGCCTTGGCCGGGATGTAGAAGAGGGTGGTGTATTCGAGGGTGCCTTCGGCGCGGGTGTGGAACCAGAAGAGGGGGTCTTCCCAGTCGCCGGTGATGGACTTGTAGAACTCCTTGTAGTCGTCGTCGGTGAGCTCGGACTTGGAGCGCTGCCACATGGCGGAGGCGGCGTTGACCTGCTCGGTGACGCGGGACTTGGTGGACTCCTTCTTCTCGGCGTCCCAGTCGCTCTTGTCGTAGGTGAGGAAGATGGGGAAGGCGATGTGGTTGGAGTACTTCTTGACGATCTCCTGCAGGCGCCAGGAGTTGGCGTAGGGCGCGCCCTCTTCGTTGAAGTGGATGAGGACGGTGGTACCGGCGGTGGCGCGGGCGTTGGAGCCGGTGGCCTCTTCGATCTCGAAGCCGGTCTTGCCGTCGGAGGTCCAGCGATACGTCTTGTCTTCACCGGCCTTGCGGGAGAAGACTTCGACCTTGTCGGCGACCATGAAGACGGAGTAGAAGCCGACACCGAACTGTCCGATGAGGTTGGAGTCCTTCT from Acidobacteriaceae bacterium includes the following:
- the htpG gene encoding molecular chaperone HtpG, which gives rise to MSKQQFQTEVSQLLQLIVHSLYSHPEIFLRELISNSSDALDKLRHLTLTDDTYKALLGSTIASPRIDLDLNEEAKALTISDTGIGMNEEDLIAHLGTIARSGTKNFLSQLSGDAKKDSNLIGQFGVGFYSVFMVADKVEVFSRKAGEDKTYRWTSDGKTGFEIEEATGSNARATAGTTVLIHFNEEGAPYANSWRLQEIVKKYSNHIAFPIFLTYDKSDWDAEKKESTKSRVTEQVNAASAMWQRSKSELTDDDYKEFYKSITGDWEDPLFWFHTRAEGTLEYTTLFYIPAKAPMDLYQAEYKGGIKLYVKRVFIMDDSKELLPQYLRFVRGIIDSEDLPLNVSREILQQNKVLNTIKTASVKKILSELKNIAANDKDKYAQFIAEYNRPLKEGVYGDFANRETLLDLVRFKSSSVEGLTSLAEARERMQPEQKALYYITGGNESLLRNSPLLEVYKKKGIEVLILDDDIDEIVFSSVPKYGDIDLKAVNKSTTSDDLKDDSTPEQAAEKAEALKPLLEKIKATLGDSVKEVRASSRLADSPSVIVSDEDEPSARMRQMMQAMGQKNLPDLQPTLEINPDHEIIRKLLANPEETKVADAAWLLFDQALLLEGVPLKDPTTFVQRLNRVLNQSI